Proteins co-encoded in one Maridesulfovibrio ferrireducens genomic window:
- a CDS encoding TrkH family potassium uptake protein gives MRWKVVLHIIGALILCVGLTMIMPLAFSLYYQDSGIMPLIQSMLISCLCGLGLFLVFRSKDENQGLSHREGMAIVALGWVAAGFFGSLPFYFGDVFSSNVDCFFESLSGFTTTGSSVMTDIESVAKGILFWRSLTHWLGGMGIIVLSLAILPFLGVGGMQLYKAEVPGPVPDKLKPRIKDTAIVLWKVYLLFSAIEAILLMLGGMDFFDSLCHTFGTLATGGFSTKNTSVAYFNSAYIDYVITFFMIVAGINFSLHYQMLKGRPLILWRDPEFRFFASITALITVIVTIVVYSAHNYETVADTVRYTSFQVASIMSTTGFATADYELWPALAQGLLLLCMFLGGCAGSTSGGMKHLRIMLLLKQSYQQIFRIIHPRSVNRVKLGKKVIKPETMNDILGFAVLWIGLFVLCGLIVAATGVDVVSSFAASLACIGNIGPGIGTVGPADNFSHIPEVGKWALIFCMLLGRLEIYTVIVLCVPEFWRK, from the coding sequence ATGCGCTGGAAGGTCGTTCTGCATATTATCGGAGCACTAATTTTGTGCGTCGGCCTTACAATGATAATGCCACTTGCTTTTTCATTGTATTATCAAGATTCAGGAATAATGCCTTTGATTCAGTCCATGTTAATTTCCTGTCTCTGCGGTTTAGGGTTGTTTCTTGTTTTTCGAAGTAAGGATGAAAATCAAGGCTTAAGTCATCGAGAAGGAATGGCTATTGTTGCGTTAGGATGGGTTGCAGCCGGCTTTTTCGGAAGTCTTCCTTTTTATTTCGGAGATGTATTTTCAAGTAATGTTGACTGTTTTTTTGAATCCTTGTCCGGTTTTACTACGACAGGTTCTTCAGTAATGACTGACATTGAAAGTGTTGCGAAAGGGATTCTTTTTTGGCGCAGTCTTACTCATTGGCTTGGCGGTATGGGGATCATTGTTCTTTCTCTTGCAATTCTACCTTTTCTCGGGGTCGGAGGAATGCAGCTTTATAAAGCAGAAGTTCCCGGTCCTGTTCCGGATAAGCTGAAACCCCGAATTAAAGACACCGCGATAGTTCTTTGGAAAGTTTATCTTTTATTCTCAGCCATAGAAGCCATACTCTTAATGCTTGGTGGAATGGATTTTTTCGATTCTCTTTGCCATACATTCGGAACACTCGCCACTGGTGGATTCTCAACCAAGAACACTTCAGTTGCATATTTTAACAGTGCTTATATCGATTATGTTATCACCTTTTTTATGATTGTCGCAGGTATCAATTTTAGTCTTCATTACCAAATGTTGAAAGGGCGGCCTTTAATTTTATGGCGTGATCCTGAATTTAGATTTTTTGCATCCATTACGGCCTTAATAACGGTTATAGTTACTATCGTTGTTTATTCTGCCCACAATTATGAAACCGTTGCTGATACTGTCAGATACACATCATTTCAGGTTGCTTCAATTATGAGCACAACAGGTTTTGCAACTGCGGATTATGAGTTATGGCCGGCACTGGCTCAAGGGTTACTACTTTTGTGCATGTTTTTAGGCGGATGCGCCGGATCAACCAGCGGTGGTATGAAGCACCTTCGTATTATGCTTCTTTTGAAACAATCTTATCAGCAAATTTTCAGAATTATTCACCCGCGCTCAGTAAATAGAGTAAAGCTCGGAAAAAAAGTAATTAAGCCTGAAACTATGAATGATATTCTCGGTTTCGCAGTACTCTGGATCGGCTTATTCGTGCTTTGCGGCCTTATTGTTGCGGCGACAGGAGTAGACGTTGTTTCCTCATTTGCAGCATCTCTCGCTTGTATCGGAAACATAGGTCCTGGAATTGGAACTGTCGGCCCGGCTGACAACTTCTCTCATATTCCAGAGGTTGGTAAGTGGGCATTAATTTTTTGTATGCTGCTTGGACGACTTGAAATTTATACAGTAATTGTACTTTGTGTTCCTGAATTCTGGAGAAAATAA
- the recO gene encoding DNA repair protein RecO, protein METTDKVLILKTGKFKENDLWVRFLSASRGVQTAFAFGGSRSRKRFGGCLEPFSQVLFKIETNKTGAYQVLKEGSLMKSYPEIRTNLRKTGLAANCLKFIESAGTEKESSRRVFDLLSETLDVIESSEPDDFFPLFFRAKVAFEQGYNPDFTICARCGKPLFSARPVVFDIEKGVITCSECDNGRSGDSVGAGTIRTLAWIQDTGPSNWMPVNLPYEIRQECFSVMDKFMAYHMGLVWEESGYRKI, encoded by the coding sequence ATGGAAACAACGGATAAAGTTTTAATTCTTAAAACAGGAAAATTTAAAGAAAATGATCTTTGGGTTCGTTTTCTTTCAGCTTCTCGTGGTGTTCAAACAGCTTTTGCATTTGGCGGAAGCAGAAGTCGTAAAAGATTCGGCGGTTGCTTAGAGCCTTTTTCACAGGTTTTGTTTAAGATCGAAACCAATAAAACGGGTGCTTATCAGGTTCTTAAAGAAGGAAGCCTTATGAAAAGCTATCCTGAAATAAGAACAAACCTCCGGAAAACTGGGCTTGCTGCTAATTGTTTAAAGTTTATAGAATCAGCCGGAACAGAAAAGGAAAGCAGTCGAAGAGTTTTTGATCTTTTATCTGAAACTCTGGATGTTATCGAAAGTTCAGAACCGGATGATTTTTTCCCATTGTTTTTCAGAGCAAAGGTTGCATTTGAACAAGGATACAATCCTGACTTTACAATTTGCGCGCGATGCGGCAAACCTCTATTCAGCGCACGACCTGTAGTTTTTGATATTGAGAAAGGTGTTATAACCTGCTCAGAATGTGACAACGGCAGGAGTGGGGATTCTGTTGGGGCTGGAACCATACGGACTTTAGCATGGATTCAGGATACAGGTCCTTCTAATTGGATGCCTGTGAACCTTCCATATGAAATACGGCAAGAATGTTTTTCAGTAATGGATAAATTCATGGCATATCATATGGGTTTGGTCTGGGAAGAAAGTGGTTATCGAAAAATTTAG
- the glyQ gene encoding glycine--tRNA ligase subunit alpha, which yields MNFQNVILTLQNFWSDYGCCLVQPLDIEVGAGTFNPSTFFRVIGPEPWNAAYVEPSRRPTDGRYGENPNRLQHYFQFQVILKPSPDNVQDLYLKSLEALGLDAAAHDIRFVEDDWESPTLGAWGLGWEVWLNGMEVTQFTYFQQVGGLDLSPVSVELTYGLERLCMYLQGKESVYDLMWNDKITYGQIFHQNEVENSKYNFELSDSAMLLDLFNKYEAESLRLCEERLPRPAYDYCLKCSHTFNMLDARGAISITERATYIGRVRTLASAAARLYSAQREELNYPMLEND from the coding sequence ATGAATTTTCAGAATGTTATACTTACGTTGCAAAACTTTTGGTCTGATTACGGTTGTTGTCTGGTTCAGCCTCTTGATATTGAGGTAGGGGCCGGAACATTCAATCCTTCAACTTTTTTCAGAGTTATCGGACCTGAGCCTTGGAATGCTGCTTATGTGGAACCGTCCCGCCGTCCTACTGATGGACGTTACGGAGAAAATCCAAACAGGCTTCAGCACTACTTTCAGTTTCAGGTTATTTTAAAACCTTCCCCTGACAATGTTCAGGACCTCTATCTCAAGAGCCTCGAAGCTCTCGGTCTAGATGCTGCTGCACATGACATCAGATTTGTAGAAGATGACTGGGAATCTCCTACACTGGGTGCATGGGGACTTGGCTGGGAAGTTTGGCTTAACGGTATGGAAGTAACTCAATTTACCTACTTCCAGCAGGTCGGAGGACTTGACCTCAGCCCTGTTTCCGTTGAACTGACTTACGGTCTTGAAAGACTCTGTATGTACTTGCAGGGCAAAGAATCCGTTTATGATTTGATGTGGAACGACAAGATCACTTATGGTCAAATATTCCATCAGAACGAAGTTGAGAATTCTAAATATAATTTTGAGCTCAGCGATTCAGCCATGCTTCTTGATCTATTCAATAAATATGAAGCTGAAAGTTTGAGACTATGCGAAGAACGGCTTCCCCGTCCCGCATACGACTATTGTCTAAAATGTTCTCACACTTTCAATATGCTTGATGCTCGCGGTGCAATATCCATTACCGAACGGGCAACATATATAGGCAGAGTGCGTACTTTAGCTTCCGCTGCAGCAAGACTTTATTCCGCACAGCGCGAAGAATTAAATTACCCCATGCTTGAAAACGATTAA
- the rpsT gene encoding 30S ribosomal protein S20 — translation MANHKSALKRHRQSLVRNSRNNMVRTRIKNVVKEVRTAVDSNDTELAATALRKATSVLDAAATKKVIHARAASRRISRLHAAVNKMA, via the coding sequence TTGGCTAATCATAAGTCCGCACTCAAAAGACATCGTCAGAGCCTCGTTCGTAATTCACGCAACAACATGGTACGTACTCGTATCAAAAACGTTGTTAAAGAAGTACGTACAGCCGTTGATTCAAACGACACTGAACTTGCAGCAACAGCTCTTCGTAAAGCTACTTCCGTTCTTGATGCAGCAGCCACAAAGAAAGTTATCCACGCACGCGCAGCGTCCCGTAGGATTTCTCGTCTTCACGCTGCTGTAAATAAGATGGCGTAA
- a CDS encoding RodZ domain-containing protein, with product MDLKELGSRLKAERERQGLTVEHMMELTKLSRVNVHAIEDGNKKDFPHPVYAKGFIKNYAKALGLDSEEIGDEFSKFYSVDGSTDKNIQDPSIDENLARSDYSDVSTKTSMSSIFLILILIAVLAGLVYYLHDNALLDFWNNNKTEIVVTEEIVENVAVDEQNDELSIETPVEDSLETVQEEAPIADSIENIVVISEPEESASTSEQKEIPVAAIQPIVTNTVVITAKSGEACWLEAVTDGKNQEFVLQETESISLPYKESLKIKFGNAGGVEVVSDGKPLVLDVAKGKVKTIEFPISE from the coding sequence ATGGATTTGAAAGAGCTTGGTTCCCGATTAAAAGCGGAAAGAGAACGACAAGGGCTTACCGTTGAACATATGATGGAGCTTACCAAATTAAGCCGTGTGAATGTTCATGCGATTGAAGACGGCAATAAAAAAGATTTTCCACACCCTGTCTATGCTAAAGGATTTATAAAAAATTACGCCAAAGCGCTTGGGCTTGATTCAGAAGAAATTGGAGATGAATTCTCAAAATTTTATTCTGTTGACGGTAGTACTGATAAAAATATTCAGGATCCTTCCATCGACGAAAACTTGGCTCGAAGTGATTATTCAGATGTTTCCACTAAAACATCTATGTCTTCGATTTTTTTAATTCTAATTCTAATCGCAGTTCTCGCAGGGCTTGTGTATTATCTTCATGATAACGCATTGTTGGATTTCTGGAACAACAACAAAACAGAGATCGTGGTAACTGAAGAAATTGTTGAAAATGTAGCTGTTGATGAACAAAATGACGAGTTATCTATCGAAACACCAGTTGAAGATTCACTTGAAACAGTACAGGAAGAAGCTCCAATTGCTGACTCAATTGAAAACATTGTAGTTATTTCTGAACCGGAAGAATCAGCTTCTACAAGCGAACAAAAAGAAATTCCTGTTGCGGCAATTCAACCAATAGTAACAAATACAGTTGTTATTACAGCTAAATCTGGAGAAGCTTGTTGGTTAGAGGCCGTTACTGACGGTAAGAACCAAGAATTCGTTCTGCAAGAAACTGAAAGCATTTCATTGCCATACAAAGAATCTTTAAAGATTAAATTCGGAAATGCCGGCGGAGTCGAGGTTGTTTCTGATGGTAAGCCTTTAGTTCTTGATGTTGCAAAAGGAAAAGTTAAAACCATCGAGTTTCCGATTTCCGAATAG
- the trkA gene encoding Trk system potassium transporter TrkA — translation MRVIIVGAGEVGFNVARRLSGESKEVVVIDTNSKALSRVSDTLDVQTILGSGSSPEILKRAGVLDADIFLAVTDKDEINLISTFLANRIAPKIIKLARIRNEDYTKYSEMFTEGDLRIDTLINPDEEVVESILRVMSVPGAVEINDFVGGKVRLIGVKLPKESPLVGVTLMNIKEHLIGINVVIAALVREDRLIIPGGLDTIQEGDIVYFTSMRNQQESLLRQAGILSDPIRKVLIVGGGNVGFLLAQALDNKKYHTRLLDKDSDRCDELSEKLDRVIVLHGDGTDQELLKEENVGELDMVIAVTGDEEMNILSCLLAKNLGARKTITRINNFAYIPLIQPIGIDHLVCPRLSAINSILHFVRQGKVISAVSIKGEEAEALEAIAQEKSGIVGKPIKDLNLPKGTLILCFQRGEEVIIPSGFTVIEPNDRLLIISTRKNIPEIEKALTTKLEYY, via the coding sequence TTGAGGGTTATAATCGTTGGTGCCGGAGAAGTTGGGTTTAACGTCGCGAGACGTCTTTCCGGTGAAAGTAAGGAAGTTGTTGTCATAGACACAAACTCCAAAGCATTAAGTAGGGTTTCTGATACATTAGATGTTCAAACCATACTTGGCTCCGGTTCAAGTCCGGAAATTTTGAAACGGGCCGGAGTTCTTGACGCTGATATCTTTTTAGCTGTTACAGATAAAGATGAAATAAATTTAATTTCAACTTTTCTGGCGAACCGTATTGCACCCAAAATTATCAAACTCGCGCGCATCCGGAATGAAGACTATACTAAGTACTCCGAAATGTTCACTGAAGGTGATCTGCGAATTGACACTTTGATCAATCCTGATGAAGAAGTTGTTGAATCCATACTAAGAGTCATGAGTGTCCCCGGAGCTGTGGAAATTAATGACTTTGTTGGTGGAAAAGTTCGCCTTATCGGAGTTAAGCTTCCAAAAGAGAGCCCCCTTGTAGGGGTAACTCTTATGAATATCAAAGAGCATCTTATCGGCATTAATGTCGTCATTGCCGCTTTGGTTCGCGAAGACAGACTCATCATCCCTGGTGGTCTCGATACCATTCAAGAAGGGGATATTGTCTATTTTACATCCATGCGTAACCAGCAGGAATCTCTACTTAGACAAGCTGGAATTCTTTCAGATCCCATTAGAAAAGTTCTTATTGTCGGTGGCGGAAATGTCGGCTTCCTTTTAGCTCAAGCTCTCGATAACAAAAAATATCATACACGCCTTCTAGACAAAGATTCTGATCGTTGTGATGAACTTTCTGAAAAACTTGACCGTGTTATTGTTTTACATGGAGATGGAACTGATCAGGAATTACTTAAAGAAGAAAATGTCGGTGAACTGGATATGGTTATAGCGGTTACAGGCGATGAAGAAATGAATATCTTATCCTGCCTGCTTGCTAAAAACTTAGGCGCCCGTAAGACCATTACCCGCATTAACAATTTCGCGTATATTCCTTTGATTCAACCTATTGGGATTGACCATCTTGTTTGTCCCAGACTCTCCGCAATTAATTCAATTCTACATTTTGTCAGACAAGGAAAAGTTATTTCTGCCGTTTCGATAAAAGGTGAAGAAGCTGAAGCTCTTGAAGCAATTGCTCAAGAAAAATCTGGAATTGTCGGTAAACCGATCAAAGATTTAAATCTTCCTAAAGGAACACTCATTCTCTGCTTCCAACGCGGAGAGGAAGTAATAATTCCTTCAGGTTTCACTGTAATTGAGCCCAATGACAGACTTTTAATTATTTCAACTCGTAAAAATATACCTGAAATAGAGAAAGCACTTACCACCAAACTGGAGTATTATTAA
- a CDS encoding SurA N-terminal domain-containing protein, whose product MKKIIILLMLTSLFVFGCKNKTEDPGIVARVNGEPVYLSQLDYKYDLMHDGSAGFVPSVSQVRSEYGQILGDIIVQELVSQELEERNIPVSDKELKEAEDEVRSDYPENAFEQILIEEYIDLNSWRSQLKYQLAMDKFFSQILRPEIKIDYKEAEEYYRTHLSDFYMQAGFKFIMIKGFSRELVTKGVEQFRKGISPEEISNNLKQVTVREIWVRNGQLPTTWEPFVQELESGKASPVITQEKEFICLILKEKKDATLLTPLQAYPAVEKVLLERKLDDKFELWLKNKLANSSIKISKELLPQKKTEPPVASENKNTKTE is encoded by the coding sequence ATGAAAAAGATAATTATTCTTTTAATGCTGACCTCTCTTTTTGTCTTTGGATGCAAAAACAAGACAGAAGATCCGGGCATAGTTGCACGAGTAAACGGTGAACCTGTTTACCTTTCGCAGTTGGATTATAAATATGATTTGATGCATGACGGAAGTGCAGGGTTTGTTCCTTCCGTCAGTCAGGTCAGAAGTGAATATGGTCAAATTTTAGGCGATATCATTGTACAGGAGCTTGTTTCACAAGAACTTGAAGAACGGAATATCCCTGTATCAGATAAAGAATTGAAAGAAGCGGAAGACGAAGTCCGTTCTGATTATCCTGAAAACGCATTTGAACAAATTTTAATCGAAGAATATATTGACCTCAATTCATGGCGCAGTCAGCTCAAATATCAATTAGCAATGGATAAATTTTTTAGTCAAATATTGCGTCCTGAAATTAAAATTGATTACAAAGAAGCAGAAGAATACTACCGCACTCATTTATCTGACTTCTATATGCAGGCAGGGTTCAAATTTATAATGATAAAAGGATTCAGCCGCGAATTGGTGACTAAAGGGGTTGAACAATTTAGAAAAGGAATTTCTCCTGAAGAAATATCAAACAACTTGAAGCAGGTTACTGTTAGAGAAATATGGGTTAGAAACGGACAGTTGCCAACGACTTGGGAACCATTTGTTCAGGAGCTTGAATCTGGAAAAGCAAGTCCTGTAATTACACAGGAAAAAGAATTTATTTGCTTAATTTTAAAAGAAAAAAAAGATGCCACTTTGTTAACACCTCTTCAAGCTTATCCCGCTGTAGAAAAAGTTCTTCTTGAACGTAAACTGGATGACAAATTTGAATTATGGCTTAAGAATAAACTGGCTAATTCTAGTATTAAAATCAGCAAAGAATTATTACCACAGAAAAAAACTGAACCCCCTGTCGCCTCTGAAAATAAGAACACAAAGACTGAATAA
- the glyS gene encoding glycine--tRNA ligase subunit beta: MADFILEIGIEEMPARFVPRLGEDIKNIFSDLLKEHMIDFAEVAAFATPRRLSVFVTDIALDQRKVEEEVSGPPARIAYDADGKPTKACDGFVKSQGIKLEDIYLIKTDKGDYLGAKKTVGGAATISILPEMCITAIKKLSFPKKMKWGSLEFTFGRPLRWLLCLCGDQVVDFELAGLTSGRKTYGHRVMGAGPWDIASASDYFNIIEQKCSVVISPEKRGELVRAEGDKLASALNGSVVWKDSLLQEVSNLVEFPMPIIGNFEESFLELPKEVLLTSMESHQKCFGIENSDGNLLPHFLCTLNLKPKDMDLVRKGWEKVLKARLEDARFFWAKDLDTDFGVWLEKLEHVVFLGPLGTMGDKSRRLESLAALIAGKIDPDLQTEMARAGKIAKADLVSEMVNEFDKLQGLMGGIYGSKKGEDDVVCKAISEQYLPAGPESPVPSTIGGAIISMTDKADTLVGCFGLNKIPTGANDAYALRRAALGIIRMILEFRLSVDILEIFDMAYDGYSKDIKWKLDKAEILEKLGDFISSRLRAYFTGQGYETRVVDAALGAGFRDVNALKARVEALSEFAKEEGFEQSVLTFKRASNIIRKQGSEAGIILTGGYEVEKLIEPQEKALATKLDDTADRFEELWGNDDFTNLFGILGELRPFVDDFFDNVMVISDDESLKINRLNLLQALVDRLSRLADFGALQV, translated from the coding sequence ATGGCCGATTTTATTCTCGAAATAGGTATTGAAGAAATGCCCGCCCGCTTTGTTCCACGTCTGGGCGAGGATATTAAAAATATTTTCAGTGATCTTCTTAAAGAACACATGATTGATTTTGCAGAAGTAGCCGCTTTTGCCACTCCTCGCAGACTTAGTGTTTTTGTCACAGACATCGCACTCGATCAGAGAAAAGTTGAAGAGGAAGTATCAGGGCCTCCTGCTAGAATAGCTTACGATGCTGACGGAAAACCAACTAAAGCCTGTGACGGATTCGTTAAATCTCAAGGAATCAAACTCGAAGATATTTATCTTATCAAAACTGATAAAGGTGACTATCTCGGAGCCAAAAAAACAGTCGGCGGCGCTGCAACTATTTCTATTCTTCCTGAGATGTGTATCACCGCAATTAAAAAGCTTTCATTTCCTAAAAAGATGAAGTGGGGCAGTCTCGAGTTCACATTTGGTAGACCGCTGCGTTGGCTGTTGTGCCTTTGCGGCGACCAAGTTGTAGACTTCGAATTGGCAGGACTTACTTCAGGACGGAAAACCTACGGACATCGTGTCATGGGTGCCGGTCCATGGGATATTGCTTCTGCTTCTGACTATTTCAATATTATTGAGCAGAAATGTTCTGTAGTTATTTCTCCGGAAAAACGAGGAGAACTCGTACGCGCTGAAGGAGATAAACTTGCTTCCGCGCTTAACGGGTCTGTTGTCTGGAAGGACAGTCTGCTTCAAGAAGTCAGTAACCTTGTTGAATTCCCCATGCCTATCATTGGAAATTTTGAAGAATCTTTCCTTGAACTTCCTAAAGAAGTTTTACTGACAAGTATGGAAAGCCATCAGAAATGTTTCGGTATTGAGAACTCTGACGGAAACCTGCTTCCTCATTTTCTATGTACTTTAAATCTGAAACCTAAAGATATGGATCTGGTTCGTAAGGGATGGGAAAAAGTTCTTAAAGCAAGACTTGAAGATGCTCGTTTCTTCTGGGCTAAAGATTTAGATACAGATTTTGGTGTCTGGCTTGAAAAGCTTGAACACGTAGTATTCCTTGGTCCTTTGGGAACCATGGGCGATAAATCGCGTAGACTCGAAAGCCTGGCTGCATTAATCGCAGGCAAAATTGATCCTGATTTGCAGACTGAAATGGCTCGCGCCGGTAAAATTGCCAAAGCAGACCTTGTATCTGAAATGGTTAATGAATTTGATAAACTGCAAGGCTTGATGGGCGGAATCTACGGCTCTAAAAAGGGCGAAGATGATGTTGTATGCAAAGCTATCAGCGAACAATATCTCCCTGCAGGACCAGAAAGTCCTGTACCTTCCACAATTGGTGGAGCTATAATATCCATGACCGATAAAGCCGATACTCTCGTCGGTTGCTTCGGATTAAATAAAATACCTACCGGTGCCAACGATGCCTACGCTCTCAGGCGCGCTGCCCTTGGTATTATACGGATGATCCTTGAATTCAGATTAAGTGTCGACATCCTCGAAATTTTCGACATGGCTTATGACGGATATTCTAAGGATATTAAATGGAAACTTGATAAAGCAGAGATTCTTGAAAAACTTGGAGATTTTATTTCCAGCAGACTCCGCGCCTATTTTACAGGCCAAGGATATGAAACAAGAGTCGTTGATGCTGCTTTAGGTGCCGGATTCAGAGATGTTAATGCTCTAAAAGCTAGAGTTGAAGCTTTATCTGAATTCGCAAAAGAAGAAGGATTCGAGCAGTCGGTGCTTACTTTTAAGCGAGCATCAAATATTATCAGAAAACAGGGTAGTGAAGCAGGAATCATTTTGACTGGAGGATATGAAGTTGAAAAACTGATTGAACCTCAGGAAAAAGCTCTTGCTACAAAGCTGGATGATACAGCTGATCGTTTCGAAGAACTTTGGGGAAATGATGATTTCACAAATCTCTTTGGAATTCTTGGAGAATTAAGACCATTTGTGGATGACTTTTTTGATAACGTAATGGTCATCAGCGATGATGAATCATTAAAAATTAATCGCCTGAACTTGCTTCAAGCTCTGGTAGACAGACTTAGCAGGTTGGCTGATTTTGGTGCTCTTCAGGTTTAA
- a CDS encoding SurA N-terminal domain-containing protein — protein sequence MKRVIIVFFVILISSFGSFSGAEEKIVDGVVAVVNGDIITMYEMNTKMAPIMKQFNGKSISPVEVQQIKNIRKQILDRMINEMILDQEAKRLKVEISEQDIEGEIKRIKEASKFSDEEFARQLALQKTNLEGFKETLRKDIRKNRLLSYKVKNKVVVTEEEIQGVWNSTQSQQEEVKQSVHLKLILFPENISADKIRKEIISGETTFEEAANKYTVGPGAGTGGDLGVLEWDDLAKTWHDALNGLNPGDISTSFKVQESTALLKLDSFVKNKSDSFADNRDNIYERLYREKQDAVFVDFINKLREKAVIEIK from the coding sequence TTGAAGCGTGTAATTATTGTCTTTTTTGTCATATTGATCAGTTCCTTCGGGTCCTTTTCCGGAGCAGAAGAAAAAATCGTTGATGGCGTTGTAGCAGTCGTTAACGGCGATATCATTACCATGTATGAAATGAACACAAAGATGGCTCCCATTATGAAACAGTTTAATGGGAAATCTATTTCTCCTGTAGAAGTTCAGCAAATTAAAAATATCAGAAAACAGATACTTGACCGCATGATTAATGAAATGATTCTTGATCAGGAAGCGAAAAGACTCAAAGTCGAAATTTCAGAACAAGATATCGAAGGTGAAATCAAGCGTATTAAAGAAGCAAGCAAGTTTTCCGATGAAGAATTTGCACGCCAACTTGCATTGCAAAAAACAAACTTAGAAGGGTTTAAAGAAACTTTGCGGAAAGATATTCGTAAAAACAGACTCTTATCATACAAAGTTAAAAATAAAGTAGTAGTCACGGAAGAAGAAATCCAAGGAGTATGGAACAGCACTCAATCTCAACAAGAAGAAGTTAAACAGAGTGTTCACTTGAAATTAATACTTTTTCCTGAAAATATTTCGGCAGATAAAATCAGAAAAGAAATCATTTCTGGAGAAACGACTTTTGAAGAAGCCGCAAATAAGTACACTGTTGGCCCTGGAGCCGGGACCGGTGGAGATCTTGGTGTGCTGGAATGGGATGACCTTGCTAAAACGTGGCATGATGCATTAAATGGACTTAACCCCGGGGATATAAGTACCTCGTTTAAAGTTCAGGAATCAACTGCTTTGCTTAAGCTTGATTCTTTTGTAAAAAATAAATCAGATTCGTTCGCTGACAATAGAGATAATATCTATGAACGTCTTTATAGAGAAAAGCAGGACGCAGTTTTCGTTGATTTTATAAATAAACTGAGAGAGAAAGCCGTTATCGAGATAAAGTAA